CTCCGCCTATCAGCAGGGACGTTGGATTCCAGGGTACCGCAATCTTCCGATGACCTCATTCAACAAGTACGTCAACGGCACCGACCCGACCAACGCGCTGGAGACTTACAATTACATGCGCGGGCTCTTTCCCAACGGTGATCCTGTCGTCGACCCCGAGGGTGATACCACGCTGTTCCAAGTCCCGGGTGATCCGGTCACCGGGGCCGGCTGGCTGGATGTGAACGCCGGCGACCGTCGTTTCATGATGAATTGCGGGCCGCTGGTGATGGCTCCGGGCGACACGCAGGAGGTCGTCGCCGCCGTCATCGTCGGTCAATCGACCGATGCTCTGTCGTCCATCACCGACCTGCGCGACAAGGACCGGAAAGCCCAGTCGGTGTTCGATCTGAGTTTCAACATCCCCTTCCCGCCACCGGCACCGACCGTCTGGTTCCAGCCGTTGGCCAATCGCGTCGAGCTGATCTGGGGCCAGGAGGCGGAGGGGGATGTGCAGGAGTCGGGCGTGCTCGGTCAGCGCTTCGTGATGGAAGGTTACAACGTCTATCAAGGGACGTCGATTGCCGGACCGTGGAAGAAGATCGCCACCTTCGATCTCGAGGACGGGATCACACGCATCTATCGTGACGAGTTCGATGCCCAGATCGGCGCCACTCAGAGAGTGCTGGTACAGTCCGGCTCCGACAACGGGTTGCGAAACAACCTGACAATTCCCTCCGACTACATCGCAGGTGGCGGACTGGTCAACCACCGTCCCTACTACTTCGCGGTCACCGCCTACTCTTACGACGAGAATTCCGTCGAGGAATATCGTGTCGGGCCAAACCTCCTCGGGTCGCTGAGCGAGGTGCTGGAAGGCCGCATTCGCGGTATCGAGATTATCCCCAACTCCAACGCTCTCGAACTCATCGATTCTGCACAGCACGTGGAAGGGCAGAGTGAAGGACTGGTTACCGTGCGGGTCCTGGAGCCGACCCAAGTCACCGGAGACGACTATGCCGTGACGTTCAACGCCGACCTGTCATGGAACCTCGATAACCTGACGTCCGGCGCGCGGCTCTTGGCCGACCAGACCAACTCCAGCGGCGACTACACGTATCCGCTGACCGAGGGGCTCATGGTCCAAGTCGCCGGTCCCGATCCTGGGACCAAGGATGTTGAGTGGTCGGGCGGAAATGCCTGGGTCACCGGGGTCAATTGGGGCGGGGGATTTTTCCACGGCGGGATTGACGCCGGGATGAACTTCTGGAGCTCATCGATCCAGGATCCCACCCAACTGGTCAACGTCGAGTTGCGCTTCTCTCCCACGACAACCCAGACGGCCTACCGCTATCTCCGCGGCGCATCCCCGAACTACCAGTACGCGGGGATGGGTACCGTGCCCTTGACCGCCTGGGATGTCAGCCACGATCCGCCGCGGCAATTGAACGTCTGCTTCGTCGAGCAGGTGAATCTGGCCTCCGCCAACAATGCCTGGCTCCCGCCCGATGAAGATCCCGTGACGGGCGGACGGGAGTACCTGTTCATCATGAACAGCGATTACGCGGAGACGCCGGACGAGTACTACACGACGCGGTCGATCTACTTCGACGCCGATGACATGGACGTGCTCTATGCCTGGTGGCCGACCGTGGCCGAGGGTCACTCCAATGCGGAACTGGCCGATGGCCAGGTCCTGCGCTTCACCGTCGCCCGGTACAACAAACCGGGCGATCGGTTCACGTTTACGGCACCATCGATTGAGATCGCCTCGGGGGAATCGGCCGGCCCATCGCTTTCGAACGTGCACCCCGTACCGAACCCATACTTCCACCGCACCGATCTGGAAAGCGATCCCAATCATCGGATGATCAAGTTCGTGAATATCCCGGCGGGCGAGGCGACGCTGGAGATCTACAATCTCGCCGGTGAGTTGATCCGTCGCGTCGCCAAGGACGACCCGGTGGCATCCTACGTGACCTGGGATGTCCTGACGACGAGTGGGCTTCCGCCCGCCAGCGGTTTGTTCATCTGGCGCCTGACCGCCCCGGGTCTGAAAGCCAGGGTCGGCAAGTTGGCGATTTTCACGGAGAGAGAGAAACTCAAGCAATTCTGATCGGTCGTGTCCGTGTTGTGAGAGATGGAGGTCTGAAGATGCGTGCATACGGGATACTGGGACTGGTCGCGGTGGTGGCCGTCATTCCCGCGGCGGTCCAAGCGGGCGACTCGGGTCGCATCGGGACCAGCGGCGCCCTGGAACTGCTCATTCCCACGGGGGCACGGGGTGTGTCGATGGGCGGTTCGGTCATGGCCGAGCCGGGAGGAACCGAGGCGTGGTTCTGGAATCCGGCCGGAGCGGCGGCGATTGCCGGAAACGAGCTGGGATTCTCACACCGTCAGTACATCGCCGACATCACGCTCTCCCATCTGGCGTTCGCTCACAACGCCGGATCGGCGGGCGTGATCGGCCTGTCGGCCAAAGTGTTGTCCGCCGGGGACGAGGAGATATACACGACGCATCAGCCGGATGGAACCGGTGAGACATTCTCAACGTCATTCGTGACCGTCGGCGCCTCCTATGCCCGCTCGTTGACCGACCAGGTGTCGCTCGGCATCAATGGCCAGTTCGTCGCTGAGAAGATCTACAACGAGACCGCCCAGGGGGTGGCCTTCGACGTCGGCTTCGTCTATCGTTCCCCGTGGAAGGGGATGACCTTCGGCATCGTCGTCAAGAACTTCGGCCCCAAGATGTCGTTCGACGGCCCCGACTTTGACGTGCCGCTCAACAGCGGTAATGGCTCCACGACCGACGGTCGCACCCAGTCGGCGTCGTTTGAACTTCCGTCGTTCGTCCAATTCGGATTCGCTTGGGACGCCTGGCATCGCAACAACCAGCAATGGCGGCTGACCGGCGCGTTCCAGTCGAACAACTTTTCCGAGGACGAGTTCCGACTGGGCACGGAGTGGGGCGTGTCCGACCAGTTGTTTCTCCGCGGTGGGTACACGACGGCCGCGACCGACGAGTATCTCTATGGGTTTTCGGCGGGTGTGGGGCTGCGACTCCCGCTCGGGACGACGCAGACGCGCATTGATTACGCTTGGGCGGACGCCGGGGTATTCGACAACAACCACTTGTTCACGGTGACTTTTGCGTTTTGAGGCTGGCGGATCGGGATCGGATATCTCGATGACCCTCGCTCCGACGCCCAACGCTCGTCGGGAGCCGGGTCATCTGTCTGGAGTGATCCGAGCACGGCGACGGGACTCCTGCCCCCGTGCCCCCGTCTCAGCCGGTGGTGACACCAGGGCGCGGAGATCGGCGTGCTGATCCGTCGGTTCAAAAGATCGGGCACGAACCTGGACGTCTCTGGCCGGGTGCGGGTGCTTCGAGCCACGTGGGTCGCGCTATTGGTCTTCGCGGCCATGGCGCAGCCGACGCTATCCCAAACATCACCCGGGACAGTCCGCATCGCCGTCGTCAAGAGCCTCGACCTCCCGGAGTACAATCTCGCCCTCGAAGGATTCATCAGCAAGCTCACGGAAACGGGACACGAGGCAGTCACGCTGCCCTTCGTGCTGGCGCGCGACGATTCCGGTGCGAGCGCCAATTGGCGTGACGTCCGCAATGCCCGTCCCGATTTGATCCTGGCACTCGGCACGCGCGCCGCGCGGGGGGCCGCTGAGCACCCCACCGACATCCCCACCGTCTACTCCATGGTGCTTGCGCCGCCGGGCGTCGCACCGGACGCTTCGCCGCCGGAATTCAAGAACCTGACCGGCGCCACGCTCAACATCCCGCTGGAAATGCAATTGAAAGAGATCATCCACGTGTTCCCATCCGTGCGTCGCATCGGCGTGATTTCCGACCCGTCCCGGACGGGGCCGGTCGTGGAGAAGATCCGCACGTTAGTGACGCAACGTGGACTTACGCTGGTCGTCGCCTGGGCGAATTCGGAGCAGGTCATTCCCGATGCCGTGCGTCGCTTGCGGGACTCGATCGACGTCCTCTGGATGATCCCCGATGAGACCGTCCTGACACCGCGCTCCTCTCGCTACATCATATTCGAGTTGATCAAGGCCGGCGTGCCGGTGATGGGCCTGTCGTCGGCCTACGTCAAGGCCGGTGCCCTCCTGGCGCTGGAATGTGACTACACGGACATTGGCCGTCAGGCCGGGGAATTGGCGATTCGCGTCCTCGCCGGACAGCCTCCCGGACGGCTGCCGCACACGGCACCGAGGACCTTTGTCCGGGCCCTCAATCTCAAGGTCCGGGAGCACATGCGCATCCCGATGGACGAACGTGTTGTCGAAGACTCCAACGTCGTGGTTTTCTGACGGGCAGGACCGAACGGGGAGACCGTGAGTACCATGCGAATCGGCATCCAACAGAAGTCCATCGCCGCCATCTCGGTCCTGATGGCGATCCTGGCCTTTTCGTTGATGTCGATGTCACTGTACCACGGCAGCCGCGCCATACGGGCCGAACTGATGATGCGCGGCAATATCTCGACCAAGAACCTCGCATACAATGCTACCTATGCCACCTTGATTGGGGACACGGCCGCGGTGGCGGCCCTCCTGGATGGCATCATGGCGGAGAAGGAGGTCCTGTACGCCCGTGTCATCGAGCCGAACGGAACCGTATTGGCGCAACGCGTTTGTGGCGTCTCAAAGACAGGCGCCGCCGATTCGACGTCGACGCCCCCCATGCCGAACGTGAACGACGTGTCCGACAACGATGGCTGCGCCACCGTGAGCTTTCAGACGCCGATTGTCGTCCGGAACCAGACGGGCGACGAGCCCAGCAGCGACATTGGCCTGTACGATGTCGCGGGGACCGAGGGGGGCGCTCCCACCGTGATCGCCTACGCCCAGATCGGCATGACCACGCACTTCGTGGAAGAAACCATCGGCGCCATGCGCCGCAACATGGCGTGGATCACGCTGGTGATCGTGTTGTTGGCGGTCCTGGGGACGTCCATTCTCGTGCGCCTCAGTATCCACCCCATCAACGAGTTGGTGGGCGCCACGGAGCGCGTCGCCGGCGGCGACTACGACTGCAAAGTCGTCGAAGGACGGCGCGACGAGATCGGCGACCTGGCTTCCTCCTTTAACAAGATGACCGCCGATCTGAAAGCGTCCCGGGAAGCGCTGGTCCGGAAAGACCTGTTGGAGGCGCTTGTCGTCGAACTCAAGGAAACGCAACAGCAACTGATTCAGGCGGGAAAGATGGCCGCCATCGGTCAACTGGCGGCGGGCGTCGCTCATGAAATCAACAATCCCCTGGCCGGAATCATGGGATACGCGCAACTGGCGGGCGAGCACATGCGCGCCAAGCAGACCGCCGGCATCCCGCCGGGCGAGGTGCCCAAGTTCATTGCCTACATCGACAACATGGAACGCCAGACGCTGCGGTGCAAGCAGATCGTGCAAAACCTCCTCCGCTTCGCCCGCACCAGCGCCCACGAGGAAATCGCGCCCCTCGACTGCAACGAGATCGTCGGCGAGACCCTCTCATTCCTGGCCCACCAGATGGACACACGCGACATCACCGTGGATGTCCGCCTGGCCGAGAAACTGCCGCGCGTCCTGGGTCACCCCGGCAAGATGCAGCAGATCTTCACCAACATTCTGATCAACGCCGTCCAGGCGATCAAGGGCGAGGGCCGGATCACGGTCACGACAGAATTGGCCGATGGTCAGGTACGAACCCACATCACCGACACCGGCGAGGGGATTCCCTCCGACAACATGGACAAGATCTTCGAGCCGTTCTTCACGACCAAGGAAATCGGCAAGGGGACCGGCCTGGGGCTCTCGGTCACCTATGGCCTGGTCAAGGACATGGGGGGCAACATCAGCGTGGACAGCACCGTCGGCGTGGGAACCACGTTCACGGTCTCGTTCCCGCCGACGTCGGAAGAAGCAACGTCGCCAAACATCGAAATCCCGGACACGATGACGCAACCTGCGACCAGCGAGTCTTGGGTGGCCGCCGACAACAAACATGAATGAATCGACCAAACCCTTATCGCCCGGTCCGCCGGCGGCGATCCTGATCGTGGACGATGAGCCACCCCTGCGCGACATCCTCGCGCAACTGCTGTCGGGCTACCATGTCGCCACGGCCGACAATGGTCGCTCCGCCGTGGACATGCTCAAGCAGGCGCACTACGCCCTCGTCATCACCGACCTGATGATGCCGCAGGTCGACGGATTCACCGTGCTGCGCACCGCCAAACAGATCGACGCCACGACCGAAGTGTTGGTCATCACCGGGTATCCCTCGGCCGAGAATGAACGCCGATGCCGCGAGATGGGGTGTTTCGATGTGGTGGCCAAGCCATTCTCAATGGCCGCGGTCCGCGACCGCGTCGACCGATGCCTCAACAAGAAGCAGAGATCGGCACGCCCCGCCTGACTTCAATAGCTGACTGAAGGCACCCAGAGCGTCCGGCCGACGAGGCTCGTGTTCCACGCTCGATGGGTTGGTTCAAAGCGATCTGAACTCCGATGATGTGAATCCCCCGGCACCTTCCCTCAGCAACGCGGGCGACTAACCTCTCCCTCCGGGAGAGGTCGATCCGCTTGGAGGGCGGATCGGGTGAGGAGGTCTTTCAGCCTTTATTTCGTCAGAGGCTCTTAGAATCAGTTGCACAGCCTCAATGACTTACTCTCAAGCTTCGTGGCGCCGGGTGCCTACACCCGGCGCTGCGGTCGGGTGTAGGCACCCGACCGCACAGGAATCGTGTTATGCAACTGATTGTGGTGTCGTTGCAAGGAGTGAAGCGCGCGCTTCGTCTGGGCTCTGCGACGAAGCAACCGCCCGGCATGCAAACTCCACCTCAGGTCCGGCGCTTCAACACGCCCACTGACTGTATCCCGCCTGGCGGCCAAGAAACAGAAGCCCCGCACCCGGCTTCGATCCGAGTGCGGGGCTCAGGCAATCGCATGTCTGCGTCTGTGCAGAAGCGGATGCACCGTGGGGCTATTTCGCCGACGCCGGCGCCTTGCCCGGAGCGGTGGGCTCACCGGGACGGAACAACTCCGGTTGCATCTTGCCCTGGGCCGTCACCACCGTGACCGCCGCCAAGTGCACGATATCCCGTACCGTGTATGACCCCACCTGCAGGACCTGGATCGGTCGTTCCATTCCAACCAGCAGTGGCCCGACGATCTCGGCGCCGCCCAAACGCTGCACAAGCTTGTAAGCGATGTTCCCGGACTGCAGATCGGGAAAGATCAGCAGATTGGCCCGTTCTTTGAGCTTGGAGAACGCATAGGTCTCGTTGAGGATCGCCGGTGTTACCGCCGTGTCGGCCTGCATCTCGCCGTCGACGATCAGCATCGGGTCGCGTTCCTTGATCAGACTCACGGCCCGGCGCACCTTGTCGGTCAGCGGGTGGCGCACCGACCCGAAGTTGGAGAACGACAGCAGCGCGACCTTCGGGGTAATCCCAAAACGCCGGACCTCGCGGGCGCAGGTCAGCGCAATCGTCGCCAACTGCTCAGCCGTCGGGTCGATCTGCACGGTCGTGTCGGCGAAAAACATGATGTCGTTGGGTAGAATCACCATGTTCATCCCCGCCACCTCGCCGGATCCCGGCGGCTTGGGAAAGACCTGCAGGGCCGGGCGCAGCACCTCGGGATAGTGCATCGTCGCACCTGCCACCAGACCGTCCGCCTTGCCGGTGCGCACCATCATCAGCCCGAAGTAGTGATTGTCCCGCA
The nucleotide sequence above comes from Candidatus Zixiibacteriota bacterium. Encoded proteins:
- a CDS encoding PorV/PorQ family protein; this encodes MRAYGILGLVAVVAVIPAAVQAGDSGRIGTSGALELLIPTGARGVSMGGSVMAEPGGTEAWFWNPAGAAAIAGNELGFSHRQYIADITLSHLAFAHNAGSAGVIGLSAKVLSAGDEEIYTTHQPDGTGETFSTSFVTVGASYARSLTDQVSLGINGQFVAEKIYNETAQGVAFDVGFVYRSPWKGMTFGIVVKNFGPKMSFDGPDFDVPLNSGNGSTTDGRTQSASFELPSFVQFGFAWDAWHRNNQQWRLTGAFQSNNFSEDEFRLGTEWGVSDQLFLRGGYTTAATDEYLYGFSAGVGLRLPLGTTQTRIDYAWADAGVFDNNHLFTVTFAF
- a CDS encoding ABC transporter substrate-binding protein, with translation MLIRRFKRSGTNLDVSGRVRVLRATWVALLVFAAMAQPTLSQTSPGTVRIAVVKSLDLPEYNLALEGFISKLTETGHEAVTLPFVLARDDSGASANWRDVRNARPDLILALGTRAARGAAEHPTDIPTVYSMVLAPPGVAPDASPPEFKNLTGATLNIPLEMQLKEIIHVFPSVRRIGVISDPSRTGPVVEKIRTLVTQRGLTLVVAWANSEQVIPDAVRRLRDSIDVLWMIPDETVLTPRSSRYIIFELIKAGVPVMGLSSAYVKAGALLALECDYTDIGRQAGELAIRVLAGQPPGRLPHTAPRTFVRALNLKVREHMRIPMDERVVEDSNVVVF
- a CDS encoding ATP-binding protein — translated: MRIGIQQKSIAAISVLMAILAFSLMSMSLYHGSRAIRAELMMRGNISTKNLAYNATYATLIGDTAAVAALLDGIMAEKEVLYARVIEPNGTVLAQRVCGVSKTGAADSTSTPPMPNVNDVSDNDGCATVSFQTPIVVRNQTGDEPSSDIGLYDVAGTEGGAPTVIAYAQIGMTTHFVEETIGAMRRNMAWITLVIVLLAVLGTSILVRLSIHPINELVGATERVAGGDYDCKVVEGRRDEIGDLASSFNKMTADLKASREALVRKDLLEALVVELKETQQQLIQAGKMAAIGQLAAGVAHEINNPLAGIMGYAQLAGEHMRAKQTAGIPPGEVPKFIAYIDNMERQTLRCKQIVQNLLRFARTSAHEEIAPLDCNEIVGETLSFLAHQMDTRDITVDVRLAEKLPRVLGHPGKMQQIFTNILINAVQAIKGEGRITVTTELADGQVRTHITDTGEGIPSDNMDKIFEPFFTTKEIGKGTGLGLSVTYGLVKDMGGNISVDSTVGVGTTFTVSFPPTSEEATSPNIEIPDTMTQPATSESWVAADNKHE
- a CDS encoding response regulator, translated to MNESTKPLSPGPPAAILIVDDEPPLRDILAQLLSGYHVATADNGRSAVDMLKQAHYALVITDLMMPQVDGFTVLRTAKQIDATTEVLVITGYPSAENERRCREMGCFDVVAKPFSMAAVRDRVDRCLNKKQRSARPA